The following nucleotide sequence is from Tardiphaga alba.
GGAGGATGGAATGCGAGGACCTGTACAATGCCCGGATTGCGGCGAGGCGCGCGCCTTCGCTGGCTATCTGACGGACGGTGGAAATCCAAGCGAGGAAGCGCGGCTCTTCATCTGCCGGGAATGCAATGTCACCGAGAAGGTGGCGATCGATGACGAGGGATCGTTTATCTATGAGCGGCTGGACGCCATGATCCCGGCGATGACCATCCGATCCGACGCGATTGCGGGGCCCGCCTAGTGCGGGCTTTTCTTTTGCGGGTGATCAACGGGCCGAGACACGCTGACGTGACGCGCGTTTCGGCCTGATCGACGCCAGTGCGAAGGGGATTTGGGAACTGTTCGCCGCATTCGACCTTCTCCTTCTGTAGAGAGAAGGATTTGAGACATGCGAAAATTCATCATTGCGTCAGCGATCGTCCTGCTGAGCTCGGCGTCGGCTTACGCGGCGCCTGACTATCCCTGGTGCCAGCGCACCAAGATGACCGGCGGTTCGCCCGATTGTTCGTTCACATCGTTGAACCAATGCCAGGCCTCGATCAGCGGCGTCGGCGGCGATTGCGTGCGCAATCCGTGGATGGCTTATGGCTCCTGGCAGGACGAGCAATATCCGAACCCGCGGCGGGTCCGGTAGCGATCGACTGAGGGGACGGCTGCTGATTTACAGTCAGCTCCCTTCAAAGAGCGGAGCCGTAGGATGGGTAGAGCGCAGCGAAACCCATCATTCCGTCATTGCTGCAATCTCTGCCGATGGGTTTCGCTCCGGCGCGATGCGCCTCCGCTCTACCCATCCTACGATCGGAGCTACGCCGCGCTCTCGGAATGTTGTGTGACATCGCCTCGTCCGGCAATCAGGCCGGCAACGGAAATATCCTCGTCGAGTGCTTCCCAATTTAGACCGAGGCGGCTGATCTCGACCTGATCGCGCTGCTCTGGCGTTGCGCGGAGTAGGCGCGGAAACCAGGCGAGTGGCACGCCGAGCGTTCGCCCGTCGGTCAGTTCGATCCACATGGTGACATCATCGAAACGGACGCTGGTTGCCGAAATGGTCATGCCAAGCCTTCAGGATCAAAGGCGCGTTTTTGAGTTGTGACACTTGCGGGCGTATGAGCATAGCGAAATGCGAGAAGTCTCGCTATTCTTCATTTGAACTGCGGTTGCTCAAATGGGAGCGAAGTTTTGCCTTCTTATTTACAAAATATCTTCTTCCTTTAAGTGATGGGCGCCAGCACACATAGTTCGAAGTGAAGGAAAATGGTCCGGTACTATTCGTAGAGCTTTCGCCAAACGCTTCAATAAGATCCAGTGCCTCAAGTTGATGGCGAAGTGCAACAACAGCCTCTTCCTCGATGCGGAAGACTGATCCTTTTTTACTTTCTGCGATCTCCGAAGATAATGCTCGGCCAATGATGCCTTCAAGCTGAGACTCACTGGGCTCTGTGAGTAGCCGATCGTAGATTGATAGAAAGATAAATCCTGCCGTTGTCTCGACGTCGTGATGCGATAGCTTCGGCCGATCATTGACGTTACTGTCACTGATTTCGCGGGTTACCAAGAAAGTGATATTATCGTCCGGACCTAAAAGTGAATCGTCAAAGACAATCTCGGTGCTTTCCGCGGTAGCTAGTCGAGCGCGCAAATCCTGATTTTCAATCCGAAGCCGCTCAGATTCTTGCAGCACTTTAGGGTCAATTGCTTGATCTCCCCGTACCCAGCCAACTCCTGGAGACAAGTTGATTGCGTTAGAGACAGCAATAACAATTTTCGTGCATAAATCGCTCGGATCGGTCCAAAACTCGACCATTCGCCCGGCTTTCAGCTTCGATTTGAATGCTTCGAGTTTTTCAGCTTTGTCCGCTTCTTGGTCTGTTTTGCCGACGGGAATGGTTGAAGGAGAGGCGTGAATGAAAGCAAGAACCGGAATTCCCTTGGATCGCGCATACTGAAACTCTTTTTCGGTGAAGCTTAGTCCGTCGTCGGATAAAGATCCGTAGCGGCCAGCTACGACGACGACATAGTAGTCACTTCGGTCAATTACTCGCTTGATGAAGTCTAGTTGTTGCTGGTCAGTTGCTGGGAACAACTCCATTCCAGCCACAAAATGTCCTGCTTTAGCCAGAGTGTCGGTTACTCGGCGCCGTTCTTCCTCTAAATCGGTGAACGTCGAGCTGACGAAGACTTGAAAGACCTTGTCCATCGAACTATTCGCGGTTTTTTGGGAGTAAACGCAGTGTCTGAAAGTGAAAGGCCGCTCTCTCGAGCGGCCTTTCTATTCTTCTGATCTTGAGTTTACGAGCACCCAGTTGTAGAGCCACACGTATCGCACTTCATACAGGTGCCATTCCGCACCAGCGTGAAGTTCGAGCACTCTCCGCACATGTCGCCTTCATAGCCCTTGGCCTTGGCTTCTGCGCGACGCTCTGCCTTGGTCGGAGCGGCAGCCGCTGCCGCCGTGCCGGGCTTGCTCCAGGCCTGGGCCTCGAGCTTCTCGGTCGGTGACAAAGCAACCGTCGGCTCCGCGGTCTTCAGCGCCACGGCGCCTTCGGCATGGCCACCGGCAAAAGCGGTGACACGGCTGCCGCCGGCAGGGGCTGAGTCGGACGGCGAGGCGACGGCGGTGGCGCCGCCGCGCATGACGACGAGATTGTCGGTGCGCGAACGGGTGAGGCCGCGCGAGACATATTTGCTCGCTTCATCCGGCGCCTTGCCTTCTTCCTCGCCCTTGCCCAGCGCATCGAAGCCGGTCTCGGAGAGGTCGACATGGCCGAGGTCGAAACGCGACATGTAGGAGACGGCGAGTTCGCGGAACACGTAGTCGAGGATCGAGGTCGCGAACTTGATAGAGTCGTTGCCCTGCACGGGGCCCGCGGGCTCGAAGCGGGTGAAGGTGAAGGCGTCGACATATTCTTCCAGCGGCACGCCATACTGGAGACCCAGCGAGACGGCGATGGCGAAGTTGTTGATGAAGGAGCGGAGTGCGGCGCCTTCCTTGTGCATGTCGATGAAGATCTCGCCGAGGCGGCCGTCATCATATTCGCCGGTGCGCAGATAGACCTTATGGCCACCGACCACGGCCTTCTGGGTGTAGCCCTTGCGGCGATCCGGCATCTTTTCACGCTCGCGCATGACGACGATGCGCTCGACCAGACGCTCGACCACCTTCTCGGAGATCGCGGCGGTGCGGGCCGCCATCGGCTTCTCCATCAGGTTCTCGATGGCATCCTCATCCTCGTCCTCATCACTGATGAGCTGCGAGTTGAGCGGCTGCGACAGCTTCGAGCCATCGCGATAGAGCGCGTTGGCCTTCAGCGCCAGCTTCCACGACAGGAGGTAAGCGGACTTGCAGTCCTCCACCGAGGCGTCGTTCGGCATGTTGATGGTCTTGGAGATCGCACCCGAGATGAAGGGCTGCGACGCCGCCATCATGCGGATGTGGCTTTCCACCGAGAGATAACGCTTGCCGATCTTGCCGCAGGGATTGGCGCAATCGAACACGCTGTAGTGCTCGGCCTTCAGATGCGGCGCGCCTTCCACGGTCATCGCGCCGCAGATGTGCACGTTGGCCGCTTCGATCTCGCGCTTGGTGAAGCCGAGGGCGGCGAGCAGGTCGAAGCCGGGGGCCGCGATGGCTTCGGCTTCGATCTTCAGCGTGTCGCGGAGGAAGTCCTCGCCAAAGGTCCACTTGTTGAAAGCGAACTTGATGTCGAAGGCGGTCGGCAGGGCCTTTTCGACCTTGGCCAGCGCTTCGTCGGTAAAGCCCTTGGCCTTCAGCGTCGAGGCATTGATGCCCGGCGCATTGGACAGCGAACCGTGACCGACGGCATAGGCCTCGATCTCGGCGATCTCGCTTTCGCGATAGCCGAGCACGCGCAGTGCTGCCGGGACGGCGCGGTTGATGATCTTCCAATAGCCGCCACCGGCGAGCTTCTTGAACTTCACCAATGCGAAATCGGGCTCGATGCCGGTGGTGTCGCAATCCATGACCAGGCCGATGGTGCCGGTGGGGGCAACCACGGTGGTCTGGGCGTTGCGATAGCCATGGGTTTCGCCGAGTTCGAGGGCGCGGTCCCAGGCCAGCTTGGCGCGGGTGACGATGTCAGCCTGCGGGCAGGAGGCATGGTCGAGCGGCACCGGATCGACAGCAAGCTTCTCATAGCCGTGGGTGTCGCCATGGGCGGCGCGGCGATGGTTGCGGATGACGCGCAGCATATGCGCGGCGTTCTTCTTGTAGCCCGGGAACGGGCCGAGCTCGCCGGCCATTTCGGCCGAGGTCGCATAAGCCACGCCGGTCATGACCGCGGTGAGGGCGCCGCACAGCGCGCGACCTTCCTTCGAGTCGTAGGACAGGCCCATGGTCATCAGCAGGCCACCGATATTGGCGTAGCCGAGGCCCAGCGTGCGGAATTCGTAGGACAGTTCCGCGATCGGCTTCGACGGGAACTGGGCCATCATCACCGAGACTTCGAGCACCATGGTCCAGAGGCGGCACAGATGCTCATAGGCTTCGATGTCGAAGCGCTTGGCTTCCACATCATAGAAGGTCAGCAGGTTGGCGGACGCGAGGTTGCACGCGGTGTCGTCCAGGAACATGTATTCCGAGCACGGATTGGACGCGCGGATATCGCCCGAGGACTTGCAGGTGTGCCAGTCGTTCATGGTGGTGTTGAAGTGCAGGCCGGGATCGGCCGACGCCCAGGCGGCGTAGCCGATCTTCTCCCAGAGGTCGCGGGCCTTGATGGTCTTCATAACCTTGCCGTCCTTGCGGGCGATCAGGTCCCAATTGCCATCGGTCTCCACGGCGCGCAGGAAGTCATCTTTCAGCGAAACCGAGTTGTTGGAGTTCTGGCCGGCAACGGTGAGATAGGCTTCCGAATCCCAGTCGGTGTCGTAGATGTCGAAATTGATGTCCTTGTAGCCCTGCTTGGCGAACTGGATCACCCGCTTGATCATGTTGTCGGTGACCAGCGCGCGGCGCGCGAGCTTGATCTCGCGGCGCAGAGCCGGGTTCTTCTCGGGATCGAAGCAGTCGTCGCCCGAACCTTCGCAATTCACCGCGGCCTTCATGATGGCCTTGAGGTGCTTCTGGTTCATCTTCGAACCGGTGACGAGGGCAGCGACCTTCTGCTCTTCCTTCACCTTCCAGTCGATATAGGTCTCGATATCCGGATGGTCGGCATCGACCACGACCATCTTGGCCGCGCGGCGCGTGGTGCCGCCCGACTTGATGGCGCCAGCCGCGCGATCGCCGATCTTCAGGAAGCTCATGAGGCCGGACGAACGTCCGCCACCCGACAGCTTCTCGCCTTCGCCGCGCAGGCGCGAGAAGTTGGAGCCGGTGCCCGAGCCGTATTTGAACAGGCGAGCTTCACGCACCCACAGGTCCATGATGCCGCCTTCATTGACCAGGTCGTCCTCGACGCCCTGGATGAAGCAGGCATGCGGCTGCGGATGTTCGTAGGACGACTTCGACTTGGTGAGCTTGCCGGTCTTCCAGTCGACGTAATAGTGGCCCTGGCCGGGACCATCGACGCCGTAGGCCCAATGCAGGCCGGTGTTGAACCACTGCGGCGAATTCGGCGCGACCATCTGCTTGGCGAGCATGTAGCGCAGCTCGTCATGGAAGGCGTGGGCGTCGGCTTCGCTCGTGAAGTAGCTGCCCTTCCAGGCCCAATAGGTCCAGCAGCCGGCGAGGCGATCGAACACCTGCTTGGACGAGAGTTCGCTGACGAAGCGCTCATTCTCGGGCAAAGCGGCGAGGGCATCGGTGTCCGGCACCGAGCGCCACAGCCACGACGGCACGGTCTCTTCCTCGACCTTCTTCAGGCGCGCAGCGACGCCGGCCTTGCGGAAATACTTCTGGGCGAGCACGTCGGACGCGACCTGCGACCACGCCTCCGGCACTTCGACGCCGTCGAGCTTGAACACGATCGAGCCATCCGGGTTGCGGATCTCGGACGTGGTCAGGCGGAAGTCGATCCCCGCATAGGGCGACTGTCCTTCAGTGGTGTAGCGGCGTGTGATCTGCATCGTCGTCGTGCCCCGTCGTGTGTCCGACACCACATCTGGTGGGTCGGTGATTTCTGTTAGCGGTCTCAGGGAAGCCGCGAGGCTGCCTCGAATTCGCCGCAAGATGTGCCGGTGAAACCGGTCCTTTTGTCTCTGTTCTGGAGCATGGCGGGGCCATTTGCGGCCGCCCGGAACTGCCGGGGTCATGCATCCCGGATCCGACGAAGTTCGCCTGATCCTAACGCCTCAACGCGTGGTTTGGGCCGGTTTGCCGGCCCATTCTTATGCTCCGAAGCTCTGGTTTTCAGGGCGCAGATCCCCGATCCCCGTAACCTCCTTTGGAGGGACGAAGTGACCGGCCAGGACCCGTTTGGGAGCGCCCGGTGGGGACGAAGAACTGCTCGCACCGGACAATCCGAAAATTAGGCCAAACCGATCTCTCACGTCAAGGATTAGTGACGGTTCCTGAATCAAATACTAAATATGGTGGAAAGGGTGGATAACCAGGGGGACAAGCCGCGCCCTGAATGACGCCAACTATCGGTGAGTCCTCACGGAATCCCAAGTCGAAAATTTTTTGCAAAGTGTCCGCAAACCGCGCCATGCCCGCTGTTCACAGGCAGGCAAGGTGTTGCATTTCGGCATTGCATTTGGATGACGTTGAGGCGTGCGGTCACGGGATGGGCGGTTCCCACGACTGACGGTGGTCGGAACATGCAAATGCGCGCATGGTGACGCCGAATCTCCTGCCGGAAATGCCCATTTCATGTCGATTCCGAACTCCACAGATTCGCGCCCGCGAATCGCATCGCTTGGTCTGCTGTTTCTCGTCGTCACCTCGATCGGCTGGGGCTTCAATTGGCCGATGACCAAACTCCTGCTGACCGAATGGCCGCCGCTGACCGGCCGCGGCGGCGCTGGCGTGATCGGTGGCGCCGTGCTGCTCGGGCTCGCTCTGTTGCGCGGCGAGAGCCTGAGGGTGCCGGAGGGGCAGTGGGGGCGCTTGATCGGGCTCTCCATGCTCAATGTGTTCGGCTGGATGGCGCTGATGAGCCTGGCGCTGCTGTGGCTGCCAGCGGGCGAGGCGGCTGTCATCGCCTATACGATGCCGATCTGGGCGGCCGTGCTGGCTTGGCGAATCCTCGGCGAGACGCTGTCGCTCCGGCGCATCATCGCGATGCTGATGGCGTTCTCGGGCATCGCCGCGCTGATGCTGGGTGACGGCGTCCACATCACACCGCAAAAGCTGCTCGGCCTGGCGATGGCGATTACCGGCGCCTTCGGCTTTGCCGGCGGCACGGTGCTGGGGAAGAAATATCCGCTCAGGCTGACGCTGCTGGCATCCGCCGGTTGGCAGATCGTGCTCGGCAGCCTGCCGGTGCTGCTGATCGGCCTCGTGTTCGAGACCGCGCATCTGCAGGCGCTGACCTATGTGGGCTGGGGCACGTTTGCCTATGTCGGCCTGATCGGTTTCTGCCTCGCTTATGTGTGCTGGTTCGCGGCCCTCACCCAACTGCCGGCATCGGTCGCAGCCATCGGCACCATGGCGGTGCCGGTGATCGGTGTGGTCGGCGCCGCCGTCATGCTGCATGAACCGCTGGGCCTCGTGCAGATCGCAGCGCTGAGCTTCACGCTCGCCGGCGTGGCGCTGGCGACGAAGGGGTGACTGCCGCTATTCGCCAGCTTCCCAGCGATCGACCTGACGAACTTGGTAAGCCGCATTTCGCGCGCGAAGCCGACGCAGTTGGATCCGTCCATAGACGAGAATAAGCAGGCCGAGAATGAGCGGGCTCAGCAGCAGATAGAGTTCTTTATCGAAAGCCATCATCTGATTTCTTCCAATAGTGAGCGGCCAGTTTCGTGGATTATATAGGCAACGAGCAGGCACGCGATAGCTAGGCCGATTAAGGACCAGAACGGGATACGCTCGGATAATCTGTCGGTCATGAACGC
It contains:
- a CDS encoding DUF3551 domain-containing protein, translated to MRKFIIASAIVLLSSASAYAAPDYPWCQRTKMTGGSPDCSFTSLNQCQASISGVGGDCVRNPWMAYGSWQDEQYPNPRRVR
- a CDS encoding DUF2442 domain-containing protein, yielding MTISATSVRFDDVTMWIELTDGRTLGVPLAWFPRLLRATPEQRDQVEISRLGLNWEALDEDISVAGLIAGRGDVTQHSESAA
- a CDS encoding DUF4062 domain-containing protein; this translates as MDKVFQVFVSSTFTDLEEERRRVTDTLAKAGHFVAGMELFPATDQQQLDFIKRVIDRSDYYVVVVAGRYGSLSDDGLSFTEKEFQYARSKGIPVLAFIHASPSTIPVGKTDQEADKAEKLEAFKSKLKAGRMVEFWTDPSDLCTKIVIAVSNAINLSPGVGWVRGDQAIDPKVLQESERLRIENQDLRARLATAESTEIVFDDSLLGPDDNITFLVTREISDSNVNDRPKLSHHDVETTAGFIFLSIYDRLLTEPSESQLEGIIGRALSSEIAESKKGSVFRIEEEAVVALRHQLEALDLIEAFGESSTNSTGPFSFTSNYVCWRPSLKGRRYFVNKKAKLRSHLSNRSSNEE
- a CDS encoding vitamin B12-dependent ribonucleotide reductase gives rise to the protein MQITRRYTTEGQSPYAGIDFRLTTSEIRNPDGSIVFKLDGVEVPEAWSQVASDVLAQKYFRKAGVAARLKKVEEETVPSWLWRSVPDTDALAALPENERFVSELSSKQVFDRLAGCWTYWAWKGSYFTSEADAHAFHDELRYMLAKQMVAPNSPQWFNTGLHWAYGVDGPGQGHYYVDWKTGKLTKSKSSYEHPQPHACFIQGVEDDLVNEGGIMDLWVREARLFKYGSGTGSNFSRLRGEGEKLSGGGRSSGLMSFLKIGDRAAGAIKSGGTTRRAAKMVVVDADHPDIETYIDWKVKEEQKVAALVTGSKMNQKHLKAIMKAAVNCEGSGDDCFDPEKNPALRREIKLARRALVTDNMIKRVIQFAKQGYKDINFDIYDTDWDSEAYLTVAGQNSNNSVSLKDDFLRAVETDGNWDLIARKDGKVMKTIKARDLWEKIGYAAWASADPGLHFNTTMNDWHTCKSSGDIRASNPCSEYMFLDDTACNLASANLLTFYDVEAKRFDIEAYEHLCRLWTMVLEVSVMMAQFPSKPIAELSYEFRTLGLGYANIGGLLMTMGLSYDSKEGRALCGALTAVMTGVAYATSAEMAGELGPFPGYKKNAAHMLRVIRNHRRAAHGDTHGYEKLAVDPVPLDHASCPQADIVTRAKLAWDRALELGETHGYRNAQTTVVAPTGTIGLVMDCDTTGIEPDFALVKFKKLAGGGYWKIINRAVPAALRVLGYRESEIAEIEAYAVGHGSLSNAPGINASTLKAKGFTDEALAKVEKALPTAFDIKFAFNKWTFGEDFLRDTLKIEAEAIAAPGFDLLAALGFTKREIEAANVHICGAMTVEGAPHLKAEHYSVFDCANPCGKIGKRYLSVESHIRMMAASQPFISGAISKTINMPNDASVEDCKSAYLLSWKLALKANALYRDGSKLSQPLNSQLISDEDEDEDAIENLMEKPMAARTAAISEKVVERLVERIVVMREREKMPDRRKGYTQKAVVGGHKVYLRTGEYDDGRLGEIFIDMHKEGAALRSFINNFAIAVSLGLQYGVPLEEYVDAFTFTRFEPAGPVQGNDSIKFATSILDYVFRELAVSYMSRFDLGHVDLSETGFDALGKGEEEGKAPDEASKYVSRGLTRSRTDNLVVMRGGATAVASPSDSAPAGGSRVTAFAGGHAEGAVALKTAEPTVALSPTEKLEAQAWSKPGTAAAAAAPTKAERRAEAKAKGYEGDMCGECSNFTLVRNGTCMKCDTCGSTTGCS
- a CDS encoding DMT family transporter — translated: MSIPNSTDSRPRIASLGLLFLVVTSIGWGFNWPMTKLLLTEWPPLTGRGGAGVIGGAVLLGLALLRGESLRVPEGQWGRLIGLSMLNVFGWMALMSLALLWLPAGEAAVIAYTMPIWAAVLAWRILGETLSLRRIIAMLMAFSGIAALMLGDGVHITPQKLLGLAMAITGAFGFAGGTVLGKKYPLRLTLLASAGWQIVLGSLPVLLIGLVFETAHLQALTYVGWGTFAYVGLIGFCLAYVCWFAALTQLPASVAAIGTMAVPVIGVVGAAVMLHEPLGLVQIAALSFTLAGVALATKG